The window agGACGTAAGAATCGAAATCACACTTAAAATTAAATCATCTATATCTTAACCCCTCCTAAGAAGGTGAGAATTCGAATTCCCACCTTTCCTTCCATGTTGAAAGGGTCCGTCTTCCTTTCATGTTATAATGTAGTCTCTGAAGTATACCTCAATGATTACCTATAGaaaattattatcaaatttTAAGATGTTTTTCGGCTTTAAGACACTTCGTGTGAGCTGCGATGTCTTAGATGATAAACCCATATAAGCTAACAAGTTAACACGTGTAAATTTAATAAAACACAAAAGCTTAGACTCCCATGACAATTTATAGTGATGAACATGATGATGTGGTCATGCGGTGGAGGCTGGCCATGTGAGTGGGAATGGGGACCGCGAAGGCCCAATGATTTTATTGCGACGTGGGGGATAGATTGGACTGATGATGATGTCCTTTCCTTGCCACTTGCCCTCTCAGGATTTCTCCAAGcctttgaatgatttttttcagATCCGCATGTCGGGGCCGTCCCCATCAAAAGAACTCGCCCTTGGTTTTTCTATTGCATTTTTCGCAAAATCAAATTCTgtcgaaaataaataattcgagatattttttcaatataattatttatatcgtcaatgatgaaaatattatttatttattatttttatataagatacaagtaatcatttttatataaatgtttttcaaatcatttatctttCACTTCAAGCTAAgtttaattatcaaaatatagTATGTAGATCAAAACAGTATGGGCAATTCTTCCGGTTATTGTGATCATCCAACATTCGTGTATAATAACATACCCCATAATTGCAACCACGTAGGAGGTGTttatagttttgtttttttctttttggttcagCTAGTCTACAATATAATAGTTCATATAGCCTCAGCTTAATTTAAGACCtatcttgatgagatctttggaTGCAAGTGGAGAAAAGTCTTTTATATTCCATATGCTCTTGCCAGCCTTGTTCGTGCCCGTCTTCTTTGtgcgtttttctttcttttttcgagTATTTTAAGTTGGTGAAATCTTGGCTGGTGTGGTAGGTGGTCGGAATGAATCAATCTGTGTTTTATTGCGCGATGGCACATGGTGCACATGAACCGTTCAGCggcccaaaaaataaatatgatgtCGCCTATGGGATAGTCGAAGTAGTATACACTAATAATGCACAGAGGACAAAGATATTAACTCCAGCTTCTGTTTAGTATCTTTCTTCGGATACATCAATAAGAGAAGAGCATCTCCCCTTTTCATAACTTGGATGCCTAGATAGTTGTTCTGGACATTCCACTTTTGGTCCTCGTACTTGCACGGTTATTTGATTTGTGCACTTGAACTTTTGGTTTGTCCGATCAAATCCTTAAACTGTTCTGGGAATTCCACTTTTGGTCCTCAAACTTGCATGGTTATTTGATTTGAGTACTTGAACTTCTGGTTTGTCTGATAAAATCCTTAAACTGTCATACTTTTCTGATCAACTCCATCCAAGTTCCAATCCGGTTTGTTGGACCCGATTCGTGTGTTGGAACAGGCAAGATGTTTGACATGGAGAGTTCAAATGCAATGTCAGTGTTAAGAAACCGCTGTACtcaaatttggattttgatcTTTCGAGCCCTTAGGTCTCTCAAAACTATTCCTACTTTTCAAATTCTGTGCAATTACATTAGATTACATACAGGCAATACTTGTTTCAATGAGTTCGTGTGTTTTATGtttaattcattaaaaaaacctTCTCTATAGGCATGAACGTTCTATGCGGAGTTGGGATACTGTCAACACCATATGCAGCAAAAGAAGGAGGGTGGGCCGGCATATCCATATTGATCGTGTTCGCGGTGTTGTCCTACTACACCGGAATCCTGCTGCGTTACTGTCTGGATAGCCAACCTGGGCTCGAGACTTACCCGGACATTGGTCAAGCCGCATTTGGTACTCTAGGACGGATTGCCATCTCGGTAAAACGTCATTTTCACATGCTTATTTCAATGAAAGTAAACTTGAAAGACTAACAACTGTAGATCCCAGCGATATATGTTTGGATTGGCCTCTGACATCGGTTTCTTTTCGTGTGTTGTCTTTGTGGTTGCAGATTGTTCTTTACGTGGAATTATATGTAAGTACAGTTGGCTAATTCAGTGAGtttttcttgtgattttctttatttgtaATGTCTATAAGAATGTGAAGAGAGCAACTTGGGACCAAGTCATCTTAAAAAATACATTTACTAAGTTACAGTTATCCTTCTTGTTAATATTGGGGTCttatatcttttttcttttggcagaCTATTGGGGTTTTCTATCATCGTTTCTTGTTTTATACggtgatatgatatgatttttcttcGTTTGTTTTTACGACTATACACGTCGCATTTGCAGGCATGTTGTGTGGAGTACATCATATTGGAAAGTGATAACTTGTCGTCGCAGTTCCCACATGCGCACCTTAGTTTGGGTGGATATAATTTGGACTCGCATCACTTATTTGCTTTGATGACAGCGCTCGCTGTTCTTCCCACCGTTTGGCTTCGAGACCTCAGTGTCCTCAGTTACATCTCTGGTGAGTAAACTTCATTTCTTGATTGCCAATATGGGAATTTCACATGAAAGCTCTTGTCACATTATCAGAAAATCTATCCGAAGTCATAGGTCATGCATCTGTAAGTAGCTGCGCTGGTTGAGAATCACTTCCTCATCACAGAAGTTGAGAGTTCGAAACCTGTACTTGCTATTGATTTAAGTGAGGGGCTCTAGCAGTGGGTTGTTGATTTCCTTCGAGGTATAGGGACCCGGCCCTCAAGAGCCATTCGGGCACAGGGGATTCATGGTGGAGTcctcggttaccaaaaaaaaaaaaaaaaaaagaagtcatagGTCATGCATGTAAAGTGTCGAAAGCTTTTGGGGCCACGTTTTACATTTTTAGTACGCTGAAATGGCACTCTTGTTTTGGCTGGAACAAGTACATTGGCAAAAAGATTGGACTTGATCaatgttttaagtgttttcGACATGTGAAAAGGCATATGTAAACACCAACAATGCATTGCGGTACGGTGACTTTGATGGCTTACAGAGGAAACGGTGTCTAGGAGGGTACACATGGTGTGAGAGAGTTATTGAGCCAAGTTTCACTTGGTGCATAAAGGTTTTGCTATGTTGGTTGTTCTGTGCATGACATTTCTTGTAGTTTTAACCACATATTTGAATTCTGAAACTCAATTTTAGTCCAGTTTAAAGTAATTTGCAGGTTAGAAAGGCAACATACCTTTATATTCTTTTTGTTGTCCAAATTTCGCCTTTCACTGTTCCTTTCTCATGCATATGGTCTAGTTGGGCTGACGCTCCTGCACTGAGCGGAATGCTTGATTTGCTATTTGAAGTGCACAGTGATCTTGATTAAGGATAACTTTTCAGCTCATTGATCCTTGCTTTATCTTTTTGTAGCTGGGGGAGTTGTAGCATCCATACTGGTTGTCCTATGCTTGTTCTGGGCCGGACTTGTCGATAAAGTTGGTTTCCATGCCAAGAGCACGACAACACTGAACCTATCCACTCTTCCTGTCGCTATCGGTCTTTATGGCTACTGCTACTCTGGACACGCCGTATTTCCTAATATCTATACCTCAATGGCCAAGCCAAGTCAATACCCATCTGTCCTTTTAACCAGGTAAAGCTAATCctctgatttttaatatttccctTCGGATGATTTCTCGAAAATCTAGAGACCAAAACACCATCGGGTGTCAATCTAGTGGCTCTGTTAATCGTCAAATTTGTTTTTTGAGCATTTTAGATTCAAAGTTGTGACTCAGAGCAATGCACAAGAGCAGTACCATGTTCTGAAGTTGGATTTACAACTCATTGAATGCTCTTTCGAAAGGCTTTGACGAAAAAACAGTTCGTGTGGTCTAAATATTCGTAACACTTTTCTCTAAATGAATATCATTGTATTATGGGTGTAGTTTTGCCATTTGCACTGTGATGTACGCCGGAGTGGCCATTCTGGGGTACCTGATGTTTGGTGAACAGACACAGTCGCAATTTACACTCAACATGCCCCAAGATTCGGTTGCCTCCAAAATAGCTGTTTGGACTACGGTATGCTCACATCACTTCGTTTGTCAGGAGGATTCTATATATCATACTATGATAAAACATTCGTAGCTCCTTTCCTATCTGAACTCTCTTTGTGAGATCTGTTCATTGTGtttctgttcttctttttttcctttctcactAAACAAATCTTGACACTAAAAGGATgtgatttcttttgttcttctgcAGGTGGTTAATCCTTTCACCAAATATCCTTTTCATATATCATTTGGTTTATGAGGATAGTATTGATGAAATGAATCACCCAACAGATTCCATATTAGTGTCCGGTCGACATGAAACTAAATGGTTCCACATCTTTCTCAACAAATTTCATCCTTACTCCAGAGGTTTTGCTTGTCCTAAATTACTACACATGTATATTTAATATTCCTAACAGAGGAAACGAATtgatctcaatcttttttatgctcTGAAGTGGTTATTTATACACTTTTAAAgtcaatcacaggtttgatctATTTTAGATCCAGTAGGTTCCTGTTTTCAGCATTCTCCTTAACTAGGGACTACATATGCATTGACCATGTCTCCAGTAGCAATGAGTCTGGAAGAACTAATTCCATCAAGTCATGTCAAATCTTATGCTTACGCAATCTTAATAAGAACTGCCCTTGTGATATCGACTTTGATCGTGGCCCTATCAATCCCTTTCTTTGGTAAGTTATCTGTTCCTATGTTGGTAGATCAACAGTCAATTTTCTAGCACTTGCAGCATCTCTTTATCTTATCACTACATTGTCATTGAGTGACTTCTTCAATTTTGCTTCAGGTCTTGTGATGTCACTTATTGGATCTTTACTCACAATGCTTGTGGTAAGCTTAAGTTCGTGAGTTACTTTTACAATTAGAAGAGTTTAAAAGTTATTGGTACTTACATACGGAATGCTTTTACTGCTTTTCAAATCATATTTGCTGGTTGATGATACTGACCTATATCTATTGCAGACCTTGATACTTCCCTGCGCTTGTTTTCTAAGCATCATGAAAGGAAAGGTCACACGTTTTCAGGTACGCATATGTGCATATTCCTGACGCCATTCTTTACATCGGTGAGACGACTGATTGGGGGAAAAGAAGTTCTAAAGACCACAGCAATGTATATTGGTCATCTAGTCGTCCTGTTACCATGTTAGATCCTAATTCAATCATGAAAGTATCTATACTGCTGCTTTAGCAAACTTATAGGACTAGAGCAACAGATTCTTATGAAGATTGAAGAATGGTTCTCTAATTTGTGAAACTTTATGAGAGCAAGTCATTAATAGAAGGATGACTTAAGACATGAAATTTGTCATGAGCTTTGCTACTGTATTTTCAATATGCATTTTCAGTATGGTTGACAGATAATGCTTCCAAGCTGGCCTTCTCTACAAATTCTTGATGATTTGCGTCTCTTACTGTCAGGCGGCATTTTGTGGCTTAATCATCATAGTGGGGGTCATTTCATCGGCCTTCGGAACGTACTCCGCCCTTTCCAAGATCATCGAGGAATTGGGCAAAAAAGGACTATGAGAAGAGTTTTGCAGATGGATGGGAGACATCTCACAAACACATCAAATCTGTGCTACTCTCAATTTTGAGACACTTTTTGAGTTTGTATTGGTACTGTTTCGGTGGGGGTATCTTTAACTAGTTAGTGATCCTTTATGAACATCTAtttcatcaataaattttaCAAGAGTCATTGACATTGCAGAGATACAAACACTGCTTTTTACGTACTAAAACGATGTTTTAGTACATCGTTTTTGTCGAATTAATCTGAAAATAGATGTTCATTGTCTGCACATCAGAGGTACGCAGTAGAGGTAATTCTTTTTGCATTAAACAGATTAATCACTTCTATTTTAAGTAGGATCGCGCTTAACTAGCGGAATAAGAAAGGACATCAGGTCATCAAACTGCTGTAATATCTTACCAGTTACTATAATTTCTACTCAAGTAGCTCTTGTAAGATCTATTGGTTAACGTGACAAAACAAAGCTTCAATATGTCACGGAAAAAAATGGGGCAAGTCGGACATGTAAATTTGGAACTAAATGTGCATAAAAACTGGATGCGCTATGGAACTTTCTTTACCTGCTGAGAAAACTCTTGTCTGCAACAAACACTAGCATCAGTGAAAAGAAGCATGATAGGTTTAGATAGATATAATCTAATCTTAGTCCAGTTAAGATTGATGTGATATAGTCATCAGTGAAAAGAAgcattataggtttagatagaTAGATGTATTCTAATCTATACGCCAGTTTAGATTGACATGATCtagtcttaaatatttaagtgaaataaaatcaaaaaactCTCTAATTTgcataatcaaatcctaaacttttcaccGAAATGGCAATCGAGTTCTAAAAGTGTGATTTAA of the Eucalyptus grandis isolate ANBG69807.140 chromosome 10, ASM1654582v1, whole genome shotgun sequence genome contains:
- the LOC104421772 gene encoding amino acid transporter AVT1C encodes the protein MNNSVSEQSFYIESDEEEERDEENGLSKEGGGGGDDGNESDSSASSAENRHQNRPSSYNTSWPQSYRQSIDLYSSVPSPSIGFLGSTPLSKLSNSFLSSSALTRRHTPEILSDVAKPLLPEQVEEPPQRRSSHALLPPLPRKASVRKDEKPSKGAAHELPTSRQSSYGQAVVNGMNVLCGVGILSTPYAAKEGGWAGISILIVFAVLSYYTGILLRYCLDSQPGLETYPDIGQAAFGTLGRIAISIVLYVELYACCVEYIILESDNLSSQFPHAHLSLGGYNLDSHHLFALMTALAVLPTVWLRDLSVLSYISAGGVVASILVVLCLFWAGLVDKVGFHAKSTTTLNLSTLPVAIGLYGYCYSGHAVFPNIYTSMAKPSQYPSVLLTSFAICTVMYAGVAILGYLMFGEQTQSQFTLNMPQDSVASKIAVWTTVVNPFTKYALTMSPVAMSLEELIPSSHVKSYAYAILIRTALVISTLIVALSIPFFGLVMSLIGSLLTMLVTLILPCACFLSIMKGKVTRFQAAFCGLIIIVGVISSAFGTYSALSKIIEELGKKGL